The segment CGGACCTGGccgccaagcccaacttcacggCATTCCCACCAGACTCTAAGCCGTCACCGTGCAAACCGCTCCTCTTTGACATAGCtctgaaccatatagagttaccctccttggacgagaaactggaacagaataaatcgGCCGCGCAGGGGGGTCTAGGTGGGTTCCTGCGTGGATGGTGGAGCgggggtgaaaagtaactctcGATTTGCCACATTGAGGAAAAAGGATCCAAAAATAGCATCTCTCCGGGATCAAATGTGATCCCCAGTGGGAATGTCAGCAGGCGAATAAGAGTGATATCCTTTAccaaccatgttatttttccatttttactCTCTTCCTTGGTCTTCgttgttacagtatgtatgtgttggCATTATACAGTTACATGATTATATCTGCATGTATTGCATGTCGTGGTTCCAGGTGCATTCAGGTGAGGCACCCACAgattgatatatcacatttcGTAAACATCCATGATAAGACCACAGGAATGACACTCGTCAGGTCAAATGGGCTAGTCCAGGTTATTTGGAACTTCA is part of the Apostichopus japonicus isolate 1M-3 chromosome 11, ASM3797524v1, whole genome shotgun sequence genome and harbors:
- the LOC139975845 gene encoding signal recognition particle subunit SRP68-like; translated protein: MVEVEELDTLAQDINGLKYSAQVASILDSNEPSISKGMAQLGLKDNRPLVERLDWYNANQPDLAAKPNFTAFPPDSKPSPCKPLLFDIALNHIELPSLDEKLEQNKSAAQGGLGGFLRGWWSGGEK